The window ATTCAGGAGGCGGGGTAGGACGCCCTTTTAATTTCCCTACTACTCCCTACTCGGAAATAACAGACGGAGAACTGGTTGGGCGCTGCAAGCCCCAAGAGGATTTCAAATACACTTTCTCCAGCCGAAACAAGTACCGATCCTCTAGCTAAATGATATAAAGCCAGAGAGTATCCCCATCCTCCGGGTCGAGCATAGGTACCCAATTCCTTAGAAAAGACATGTCCGCCGAAAAACCCACCATCGTCCTCATCCCCGGTGCTTGGCACGCGGGCAGCACCTACGAGCCCGTCGCAGCCCTCCTCCGCGCACAGGGCTACCCAGCCGAAACATTGACCCTCCTTTCCGCCGGCGGCCCGCCCTCAACATCCGtcgccgaggacgcggagcACATCCGCAAAACCCTGGTGCCCCTCATCGAGCAGGGCAAAGAGGTAGTCCTGGCCCTGCATTCGTACAGCGGTATCCCGGGATCGGAATGCGTCAAGGGTATCACTcgcaaggagcgcgaggcgcaggggaagaagggcggGATTGTTTCCATGGTGTTTGTCGCGGCTTTTCTCCTCCCAGCGGGGCAATCGATCGATTCCTTTTTGCCTGGCGGAGCTAGGACGATTCTCAAAGTTGAGGTGAGTGGGCCGGTCTGGCAGGATGATGATTCTTGCACTGCCTCGTTTGTTGCTTGAGGGCGATGCTGATCTGGTGTTTATTATTGTTCAGGACGATAATAAGTGCTACATGACCAATCCCGCCGAACGATTCTATAatgatctcgacgaggaAACAACGAACAAACACCTCGCTGCACTGATGCACCACGCCTGGCCGACCATGACGGGCCCATTGACCCACGAGGGCTACCGCGATGTCCCGAGTACATATCTGCTCTGCGAGAAAGACGGCGCGATTCCGTTTGAGGCGCAGAAAATCATGGTTTCGCTCCCCGGTGAGGGTGTGGTGAAGACGCACACTTGTGCTTCGAGCCACTCGCCGATGCTGAGTATGCCCCAGCTTGTGGCGGATGTGATCCATGGAGCGGCGAGTGAggtggctgttgctgcatAGTTTGGATGCTTGTTAGAGGTTTTTGGAAAGCAATTTAGCAGATGAGCCAAGCGTTTTTCTTTTGCCAATATATACACGGTGTGCTTAATGTACATTGCTTGCTTTGGCTAGAATTGAACTTTCAGTCGATATTGACAGATAGTAGAGTGTTACCGGATTAGATGTACATTAGTAGTCCTTTCATGAGTCGTGGGTAGCCAACGCATTGGCTTAAAGTGTAGAAGGGGGAACGGCTGATCATCTGCAGTATTGATGTTATTATATCAACGTTCGCATATTTACTACGAACGTCCTCGCCTCGGTTAACATTGTAACAAATTCATTGGGTATATAACAGCTATTTCTGATGTCAAAGCGTGCGAGGCACCGGCAATGTCATGCCCGTCTATGTCAATTTTTGGGCGGATTTAAATGGTTGATATACAGTCAAAAGCCATCTTTTGGCGGGGGCAAAACTCATGTCCATGCCCCgtgtttcttccttttcttgaGGTCCGCGATGAGAGGTCCCGAACAACACGCTCACAGAATGATGGGTCCCGGCAGCAAACGGAATTTAGAAACCAAAGCTCCTGTTGTTATATCTCATCGAACAACAGCGGCTTCCCAGGCAAAGTGGCGTTCAAGAGGGTATGTTTCATCTGAAACCTCCCATCATAGAGTAGCAGCAGCTTCAATCAACCCAGCACCTCGGAAGGCCCCGGGGCTTCTTATGACCACTTCGACGGGGTACTTCCATTCCATGTACCTCGTCCAACCTAAGACCGATTCGACTGATTAGTATGCGAGACGACAAGAAATCATGGCCAGGACTGCTTACCCCAATATGCACACCGTCGCCCCAGATACTTCCCCACGAAAGGTACCAGGACCATGGTCAACAGCAATTCCAATTGATCCAGGCTTTCTCTCCACTCAGCCTCTGCATCGGATAAATCATCGGATAGAGTGTCCAAATCTGAGTCTGTCGTTGCTTCTGAAGGTAGGGAGgccacatcatcatcggagGCGGACGAGTATGGGTTTTGGGTGGAGGGGACCATGTAGGATGACATTGAGAAGGAGGGATTCGAGGCGGCCGGAGAAGCGGACATGACGGGCGAGGCAGATCAAAGGCGGCGGAGCGGAAAATGAGAGTGAGTCGAGCAGGGTCCTGCCTACTGCCTTGCGAATGGCTGAAGCATCTAGCTGATGAATGGACTAGAGTgagttgttgatgctgttcGATTCCCGCGGATCCAGGCCAGGTCACATGATACCACATTACATAACCCAGTTGGAATGAGTCAAGCATCACATGATCATCCCGCGATAACAGCTCTGATGAAAGACCGGAGTGTCTTTTGCCTTCTGTCGACTCATATCAACCCGTGAATTTCTAGCAACTGCAAGCACGACCCGATCTCTCCCTCGTGAAGTGAATCGAAACCTCCCTACAGCCTTTCAACATGGCGGACGCCGTACGTCACActctgctttcttttttcactGATCCGACCCTCCCACATTTTCTTTGATCCTCAGCCCTCACATTTCCTGTCTGCCCCTCGGTTATCAACCACGCTGGTGTCGCTAGCAAGGACCTGGGAATATTGCCtccttgtttttttttcgccACTTGCAGACCACTCGATTTTTTATTTGATCATCCTCAACTAACCGTGGACCCTGGTGCCGCCGTATAGGAAGTCGAGACGAAGCAGCGCAAGTCCGTTGCGTTCAGTGAAGGCGGAGTCATCATGGATACCAACGGCCAAGTTTCAGACGCCCCCGGTGCTGAGACGCCCGGTATGTCACGCCTACATGGAGTTTTGGTTACCACCCCCCACTGACTGAGAGTCGCATTCGCACAGACAAGGACGTCGACGAGGTCACCGAGATGTTCAAGGGCCTgtcaaaaaagaagaagaccaagaaggctAAGGATACcgacgagggcgaagatGGTGCCACCGCAGACGGGGAATTCGACCCGAGCGcaatgaagaaaaagaagaagaagaccaagaaggtCGACGACTTCgaggccaagctggccgaggCTGGTGTGGAAGAGACcggcgaggagcaggtcgaagaagtgcCGGAGGGCGATCTCGAGGCCGGAACGGGCATTTGGCAACACGATGCCACACAGGTCATCCCATACTCGCTCCTGGTCTCGcgtttcttctccctcatccAGAGCCACCATCCCGATATGCTCGCCAGCGGCACCAAGTCCTACAAGATCCCCCCGCCCCAGTGTCTACGTGAAGGAAACCGTCGTACCATTTTCGCCAACATTGCCGATATCTGCAAGCGCATGAAGCGTTCCGACGACCACGTCATGCAGTTCCTGTTCGCTGAGTTGGGTACCAGCGGTAGTGTGGACGGTAGCCGGCGCCTCGTCATCAAGGGACGATTCCAACAGAAGCAGATTGAGAACGTTCTGCGGCGGTATATTGGTATGTGTTTCACCTCTTCCCAAAATACACATTCTAACAAGAAATCCAGTTGAATACGTCACCTGCAAGACTTGCCGCAGCCCCGATACCGAGCTGAACAAGGGTGAGAACCGTCTGTACTTCGTCACTTGCAACTCCTGCGGTTCGCGCCGTTCGGTCGCGGCCATCAAGACTGGTTTCCGTGGACAGGTCGGCCGCAGAAAGCGTACCGGTTAAGCGGGAGAGTTTTACTAGTCTGGGCAGTCATGCGAGAGAGCCGCTTGTTTTTGTATCTCTTCTTTATGGCGTGTCATTAACAGGGACTGTTTGCGGATGAAATTGGGGCCCCGGCACTGTAACTTTTACCGCAAATGGTTTGCGATGCGAAAATGATTGAAGGATAGAGATAGTCTGCCATGGATGGATCGATACCACTGCATTTGCTCACAGTATTGTTACTTTCAGCTTTCGGCGTGTAGTTGCAATCGCTCATCCTGAAACCACTGTCCTAAACCTCAATCATGGCCGGCGGTGCTATAACCCAGCTCTTTGCGAATGAAACTAGACTATCCGTCAATGTTCTAAGTCTCGAGACCGAATACGCTGGGAATTTTTTGGCATTCACGAAGTTGCATTTTATTCGGACGCTCAAGCCAAAGATGAAAAGTATAAACACAAGAGAAACCAGCTCCCGGTTAAATAATGCTGCGTCTATTCTCTGCCTGATGGCATAGAAGACTATAACGTATGAATATGAATGCTCAGACCGGTTGAAACAATTGGGTAGAGACAGTTTCTTGGGATTGTCTTCCCTCGACGTAACTGGCCTGCTCGACATGATCGGATCAGCCACTGGCCGTGCTGGCACCAATTGCGGCGCCAAAAGCATTTAAGTTTCTCGTCTGAATGTACACGGTTGCTGGCCCGAAGAATCTACAAACAAGCCCTTCTTTGGAACCAAAAGCAGAAAAGATACCTCCCGAAGCGGCACGCTCCATCCTGTACTTCTTGCTAGTCCATGCGACCAGATGACCATTGTCGACAAAGTACTCTTCTCCTGCAACAAGCTAGGCAGATGAGTCAGAAACTCTTCCAGTGTCTTTTTCGGAGTACAGGAACATACCTCTTTCTTGATAATTGCACCAAAGCTTTGGGTCCAGACAATCCCCTGTCCTTCTACCTTATAGACAAACAAGCCTTCACCAGAGAAGACAGCCTGTGAAAGCTTCTGCCTGTGTAGCATCATCTTAATGCCAGATGTGGAGGCCAAGAAACACTCTTTTCCAAGGTACCATTCCTCGTCGTTGTTAAAACGCATGGGCATGACATCACCTAGGCCCGAAGGGGCGAGGAGGACCTCACCGGGTCCTGTGTAGATGGAGTGGGCCATCTCGCTTCCTGCAATCCACTTCTTGAATTTGATGTCCCATTGACCTCGCAGTGTCATTGTCGATGACATTGCAAGCATTATACCTACAGTACCCAGTCAGCACAGACGAAAAAGAATAGAGCAAGAGATATTCTCTTTCATAAGAGTATGTCAGAAATCGGATCTTGGTTCTTACCTGGTTTTGCCTTAAGCGGAGCACCTATAGCTAACTGAACAGTAAGGAGAGAGTTTGAATCCCGATGGCTGACTCTGTAGCTTCCTCCATTGAATGTTCCTACATCATCTGCGCTAGTGGTGGCCTGGGCTCCAGTGAATTTCCCATTTGCTGGTGCACCACCAGGAAACTGTTGCATTTTTCCcattggaggaggtgatTGGGAAGAGACTGACAGTTGTGACAGTGAAGGAGCCTTAGGGTGCCAACTGTTTGTCATCTGCAGGGAGATTTTTTGATCTGGCGGGGGACTTGTTGACGAGGCACCACTGGGGAAACTACCCCTTATTTCTGCCGAGGGAGGTGGCTGGGCAAACGTTGCAGGTTTCTCAATGGGAGGGACATATTGGCGGTATCCATCGTACTGGGGAGGGCCTTGCTGTTGCTGATTTTcacttggtggtggtgggctTTTTGCCGGCGGACTGGAAGAAGGTGGTCCAGGATAGTGAAAGGTAGGGGGCTTGTACAGGAGCGATGACTGTTGAAATGCTGTAAAGAGTCAGTTGAAATGACATCCCTGTGGTGGGAAGGCACTTCACATGTCACATTTGCCGGAGCTGTAGAGATGAGTTAGTAAGAGGGTTTCATATTGGCAAACTTGGAGGGTTGTCATACCAGAGCCCGGGGGAGGAGGATATTGCATCTGCGACATTATGGCTCAATTGAAATGCACCACATCGACGGTCTAAGATTCACTTAGACTGACAGTAAAGTCATCGCATTGCACGTTAGACTTACTAGCTCTGCCGCGTAACGTGGTAAACCGGACGTCAAATTCACAGGTTTATTCAGAGTGTCCCAGTGAACAATCAGGGAAGCATCTGAGAGAAACGTCGCTGGGGATGAGGGGAGTTGTGCACCCAATCTGCttaaaaagaaaatgacCAAGCCTGAAACTCCGCACAGAGCTAGATGGCTGGCTATTATTAGTCGCACTGGTCCTGGAGGGGATCCGCGACACGATAGGCGGTTTGGATTGGTAGACTAAACCCGCCGAGCTCGGGTCACACTAGACTACTGCATGATCATCCCCGCCAGCGCTTACAGGTGGCACATGCACAAATGTGATGGGCCAGTTCCATGCAACTACTGATTATTGATTCTGATTGGTCTCTCCATCATTGCTCCCGACATTAGGGCTAAATTAACCTGGAAACCTTACCCAAGTGCGTGGTGCTAGTACAAAGGGGACATTGAAAAACAGAGAATCACGGGAATCGTTGTCTCAATTTTGACGCGCCTTTTGCAACAGCTGGCCTCCCCAATGGTTTTCGGAAGAAGATTACATATGCTCAAGAATATGTTCTGTCTAGCTTCCAAGCCCTAACGGCCGCCAGGCTAGTCCGAGGCTCAGTAAGCTATCAAGTGTACATCAAGCGAGATTTGACAGTTGCTATCCAGTGCAATAAACATTAAGCTCTCCGCCTATCGGCTGCCTCTAGAGCAGCGATAGCCTCCGTGCGATTCTTATTCCTGGCCAAATCAATGGCACGAAACCCCTTCTTGTTTTGCAAATCGAGTACAGGGCCCTTCGTTAGCAAGAGGCAAAGAATGTCGTTGTATCCTCTGTCGGCCGCAATCATCAGCGCATTTTCCCCATTCTTGTCACATGCATTCAGGTCGGCTCCGTTCTCAAGGAGCAGCTCCACTATCCACACTCGGTTCTCAACAACAGCAGACAATAACGGTGTCCTCTCGTCAATGTCACGAGTTTCGATGTCTGCACCAGCGGAGAGCAGCATGCGCACAGCGTTGATTTTGCGCTGCCCGACTGCCCAATGAAGTGCTGTAAACCCGTAGCCATCTCGATAATCCAGTTCTGCTCCATAATCTAGAAGCACTTTAATCACATCCGGATGTCCACTTGTAGCTGCAATGCTCAATGGTCGCAAGTTTTGTGGACCATTGCGATTTGGGTCTTGTCCATTTTCCATAAGTATTTGACATGCCTTTGCCTGGCCAGTATCCACGAGCTCGTTGAATGCTGAAACCCCCCGCTCATCTTGGGCGTCCATATCGGCATCatgctgaagaagaacttTAACCAGCCAATCACAGTGGCTTTGTGCCGCGGCAACAAATGCATTTTGAAATATCTCTCTTGTTACCGGGCCTTTGTATTTGGCGGCAAAATCCATCCATCGCACAAGCATTAGAtagacaagaagaagatatcCATTCTTGACTGCCCATTCAATCCCCAATTGGAGTTCGGGGGTACTCTCAGCAGCATCCGCATTGATGATTGATTCGGATTCTTCTCTGTTCTCCAAAAGGCTTTTAGTCAAGTCCAGGCTCAATGCTCGTACTGCACGTGGAGTTTCTTCGGCCTTCATATTTGGGTCCTTTGGATAACGCAACGTCTGATGCACCCCCAGAGACTTGAGAACTGGTTGCAACCATTGCACGCTCTCGACATTCACAGACGCTTGCCACGTTGTCCACCCTAGCTGTTCAGAGAAAGCATTCCACCAGTCAATTCGTGATTTGGATTTCATCCAATTTGCGGGTCTCGCAACTACCTGCGATTTAAAGAAATCTGCTCGCATATCCGTCGAAAGAAGCTTGCAAATCTGGTCGAACCCCTCTTTCTGAGCAAGtgtcattttcttttgggtgTCTTCATCCATGCCTCCCAACATCTTGCGGTGGCAAAGAAACGCCAGCTTATAGACAGACTTCTCGAAATCGGATCCATCCGAACGATGGCAAAGCCAGGAGACAAGTGAGACTGCTGCTTGCCAATCCCCCTTTTCGACTAACTCTTCAGTACGTTTGCGAACGTTGGCAGAATCCCCTGAAAGTTCTGGTAATATGCGTCTAGTCTTCAAGACTGGAACGATGCACAGCAGCGCATCCTCTCTTGAGCCAAGATTGGAAGTCTCAAAACATTTTACCAGTCCCTCAAGACGACTGTTATACGCGACCCAGGATCCTCGAGATTCAGGAATGAGATCAATATCTCCACCCAATTCTTCGAAAGGCTCAAGTGCCTGTCTAAGAAAATGGATGTAGATATCCTGCGCTGCCATTGTTTCAAGGTCATTATCGGTTATGACAGCAAGAATATCCAAGTCGACACATAATGTACTCTCAGAAGAAAACGATTCTTGTAAATTCTCCGTAACGGACATTTCTGGATGGAACCCGAAAAGCTGACGTGAAGAATTTATTAATTTCGAAGGGAGAAATTTGGCCTGCCTTTGTCGAAAAATCCACTTTTGGAAATACAGGTCGGTCTCTTCTCGGCGTGCCTCGTCTTCAGTCAGCCCTACGAGTCGAGTAAGTTTTGGTTGacgccattcttcttccgacTTGATCAAAGACCACGTCCAGAGACCAAGTACGGCTTCGAGGTCCGCTTGTTCAATTCGCCATCTCGACGTGTCGCGAGAGCGCGATAATCTAAACGTATAAATTTCCGAAACAACGCTAGTGGAATTTTTGTCGAGAACCTCACAATCTAGAGATATTTTGAAGGCAAAAATTGTTTCCAGATTATTAGACCAGGTGGATAACAGGTCCATTGTTGTCTCAATCGTTTGTGCAAGATTGCGAGTCACCCGACGGATAGGGAGATCTTCCCATGCATCATTAATTCCATGGTGTGGGTTGGATGTGAGATCTGCAAGTCTGATTCTGGTTTGAATTAACTTGCTAGCCACCGAAGTTGTGGCTGTCTTTAGGGCATGGTTCTGAGGAAGCATAGCGGAACGTAGATTGAAGGACTTGATTTCATCAACATGGAAAGCAAAACAATCCAattctttttgcttttcagATATGAGTTGGCGTTCATGCATTGGATTGTTGAGCTTGTTTTCTTCCGGTGCCATTCGCTCTGTTCGAAGACACGTTCGTACAACTGCCATAAAAAACGTCGAACCTAGCTGAGCCAGGATGACCGACGCATGAAGCCCTCGCTGTCCCACAAATTGAAGAACAAACCCGATCAGGGTTAAAGCAAGGGTGACGTAAATCTTAGTATGATCTTTACCGCGGGGTGAAACCCGGGTGGATTTGATGTATCTCATATTTTTGGTGAATGttgattctctctctttgtATGTAGCGAGAAATGCACCAAAGACTTGGTCTCCGACATCTTGGCAGCCTGGCTGCAGCCAGTATATTTTGCTTGGATGGTTCGGATAGAGATAGTATTGTTTGGAGGAATGCTCAAGAACAAAAGCGCAGAAGAACATGCCAATGAAGAGAAAGGTG of the Penicillium psychrofluorescens genome assembly, chromosome: 1 genome contains:
- a CDS encoding uncharacterized protein (ID:PFLUO_000408-T1.cds;~source:funannotate), coding for MSAEKPTIVLIPGAWHAGSTYEPVAALLRAQGYPAETLTLLSAGGPPSTSVAEDAEHIRKTLVPLIEQGKEVVLALHSYSGIPGSECVKGITRKEREAQGKKGGIVSMVFVAAFLLPAGQSIDSFLPGGARTILKVEDDNKCYMTNPAERFYNDLDEETTNKHLAALMHHAWPTMTGPLTHEGYRDVPSTYLLCEKDGAIPFEAQKIMVSLPGEGVVKTHTCASSHSPMLSMPQLVADVIHGAASEVAVAA
- a CDS encoding uncharacterized protein (ID:PFLUO_000409-T1.cds;~source:funannotate), with translation MADAEVETKQRKSVAFSEGGVIMDTNGQVSDAPGAETPDKDVDEVTEMFKGLSKKKKTKKAKDTDEGEDGATADGEFDPSAMKKKKKKTKKVDDFEAKLAEAGVEETGEEQVEEVPEGDLEAGTGIWQHDATQVIPYSLLVSRFFSLIQSHHPDMLASGTKSYKIPPPQCLREGNRRTIFANIADICKRMKRSDDHVMQFLFAELGTSGSVDGSRRLVIKGRFQQKQIENVLRRYIVEYVTCKTCRSPDTELNKGENRLYFVTCNSCGSRRSVAAIKTGFRGQVGRRKRTG
- a CDS encoding uncharacterized protein (ID:PFLUO_000410-T1.cds;~source:funannotate) encodes the protein MTLRGQWDIKFKKWIAGSEMAHSIYTGPGEVLLAPSGLGDVMPMRFNNDEEWYLGKECFLASTSGIKMMLHRQKLSQAVFSGEGLFVYKVEGQGIVWTQSFGAIIKKELVAGEEYFVDNGHLVAWTSKKYRMERAASGGIFSAFGSKEGLVCRFFGPATVYIQTRNLNAFGAAIGASTASG
- a CDS encoding uncharacterized protein (ID:PFLUO_000411-T1.cds;~source:funannotate), with translation MLGGMDEDTQKKMTLAQKEGFDQICKLLSTDMRADFFKSQVVARPANWMKSKSRIDWWNAFSEQLGWTTWQASVNVESVQWLQPVLKSLGVHQTLRYPKDPNMKAEETPRAVRALSLDLTKSLLENREESESIINADAAESTPELQLGIEWAVKNGYLLLVYLMLVRWMDFAAKYKGPVTREIFQNAFVAAAQSHCDWLVKVLLQHDADMDAQDERGVSAFNELVDTGQAKACQILMENGQDPNRNGPQNLRPLSIAATSGHPDVIKVLLDYGAELDYRDGYGFTALHWAVGQRKINAVRMLLSAGADIETRDIDERTPLLSAVVENRVWIVELLLENGADLNACDKNGENALMIAADRGYNDILCLLLTKGPVLDLQNKKGFRAIDLARNKNRTEAIAALEAADRRRA